In Rhododendron vialii isolate Sample 1 chromosome 9a, ASM3025357v1, the following are encoded in one genomic region:
- the LOC131301756 gene encoding metacaspase-1-like encodes MSMLVDCSNCRTPLQLPPGATSIRCALCQAVTQVADPRGFPPPHPHSTPSHHRHHYPPPSPAPAPAPAPSPYNHAPMGQPPSVHGRKRAVICGISYKYSRHELKGCVNDAKCMKYLLINRFKFPESSIITLTEEETDPLRRPTKQNIRMAMYWLVQGCQPGDSLVFHYSGHGSQQRNYNGDEVDGFDETLCPLDFETQGMIVDDEINATIVRPLPHGVKLHAIIDACHSGTVLDLPFLCRMDRTGRYVWEDHRPRSGVWKGTSGGEVVSFSGCDDDQTSADTAALSKVTSTGAMTFSFIQAVERDQATTYGNMLTAMRSTIRNTDNGLGGGVVTSLLTMLLSGGSLGAGMRQEPQLTANERFDVHSKLFSL; translated from the exons ATGTCTATGCTAGTGGACTGTTCAAACTGCCGGACGCCGTTACAGCTGCCACCGGGGGCTACATCAATACGATGCGCCCTATGCCAAGCCGTCACCCAAGTAGCCGATCCCCGAGGCTTTCCGCCGCCTCATCCTCATTCCACCCCcagccaccaccgccaccactaccCTCCGCCGTCGCCGGCGCCGGCTCCGGCTCCGGCTCCGTCGCCTTACAACCATGCACCCATGGGTCAACCGCCGTCGGTCCACGGCCGCAAGAGAGCCGTGATCTGCGGGATTTCGTACAAGTACTCCCGCCACGAGCTCAAAGGCTGCGTCAACGATGCCAAGTGCATGAAGTACTTGTTGATCAATCGGTTCAAGTTTCCTGAATCGTCGATTATCACGCTAACTG AAGAAGAAACTGATCCTCTTAGGCgtccaacaaaacaaaacatcagAATGGCAATGTATTGGCTTGTGCAAGGTTGTCAGCCAGGAGATTCACTGGTATTTCATTATTCTGGTCATGGTTCACAGCAAAGAAACTACAATGGAGATGAAGTGGATGGGTTCGATGAAACACTGTGTCCCCTGGATTTTGAAACTCAGGGAATGATTGTGGACGATGAGATTAATGCAACTATTGTCAGACCTCTTCCTCATGGTGTAAAGCTTCACGCAATCATAGACGCTTGCCATAGCGGCACTGTGTTAGATTTGCCATTCCTTTGTAGGATGGACAG GACTGGACGGTATGTATGGGAGGACCATCGGCCTCGGTCGGGTGTATGGAAAGGAACAAGTGGTGGTGAGGTTGTTTCCTTCAGCGGCTGTGATGACGATCAAACATCTGCTGATACAGCT GCTTTATCCAAGgtcacttcaactggtgcaatgACCTTTTCTTTCATCCAAGCAGTTGAACGTGACCAGGCAACTACATATGGGAATATGCTAACTGCCATGCGGTCTACCATACGCAATACAGACAATGGTTTAGGGGGTGGTGTTGTGACATCACTTCTCACAATGCTTCTGTCGGGAGGGAGTTTGGGTGCGGGAATGAGACAG GAGCCCCAGTTAACGGCTAACGAACGATTCGATGTGCATTCGAAACTTTTCTCGCTATAA
- the LOC131301757 gene encoding uncharacterized protein At1g28695-like isoform X3, with protein sequence MDVDHDHRPLLSTIKSLGLSMKKIMNIRVFDLTVLSLLSIGLLYIFLSSYSSINNPFFPPPKSQCHSTLMFNMSTYRDELEEVLAETSTENKSLIIAVVNKAYVEGEKSMLDLFLDSFWLGENTLVLRDRLLIVAVDQTSFERCRFLGLHCYKLETEGVDFIGEKLYMSGDFIKMMWRRTLFLGDVLKRGYNFIFTDTDVMWLRNPFSRLVLNETLDLQISTDKFNGNESSGDNLINTGFYMIRSNNKTIALFDSWYAKKDNSTGMKDQDVLQALMKEPVFTDLDLNVRFLDPLYFSGFCQDGDVRDVVTVHANCCRSISAKVTDLTTVIRDWKRFKRGSANESLTFGWTKHMACENSWKD encoded by the exons ATGGACGTCGATCACGACCACCGCCCGCTATTATCCACAATCAAGTCATTGGGCCTTTCGATGAAGAAGATCATGAATATTCGTGTGTTTGATCTGACTGTGTTGTCTCTCTTGTCGATCGGTTTACTCTATATCTTCCTCTCCTCCTATTCCTCCATTAACAATCCTTTCTTCCCTCCTCCAAAGTCCCAATGCCATTCCACCTTAATG TTCAATATGAGTACGTATAGAGATGAGCTAGAAGAAGTATTGGCGGAGACTTCTACGGAAAACAAGAGTCTTATCATCGCCGTAGTCAACAAGGCTTACGTGGAGGGAGAAAAGTCAATGCTCGACTTGTTTTTGGACAGTTTTTGGCTCGGGGAAAATACTCTGGTGTTGAGGGACCGCCTGCTGATAGTGGCGGTCGATCAAACGTCTTTTGAACGGTGCAGATTTCTCGGACTTCACTGCTATAAACTGGAAACGGAGGGTGTGGATTTTATTGGGGAGAAATTGTATATGTCTGGTGATTTCATCAAGATGATGTGGAGGAGGACTCTGTTTCTTGGAGATGTCCTCAAGCGTGGCTATAACTTCATTTTCACG GACACAGATGTAATGTGGCTAAGAAACCCATTCTCAAGGCTGGTTCTGAACGAAACCTTAGACCTCCAAATCAGCACCGATAAGTTCAACGGAAACGAAAGTTCCGGAGACAACCTAATCAACACCGGCTTCTACATGATCCGGTCCAACAACAAGACCATCGCCCTATTTGATTCGTGGTACGCCAAGAAAGACAACTCGACCGGCATGAAGGATCAAGACGTCCTCCAAGCACTGATGAAGGAACCTGTGTTTACGGATTTAGACCTCAATGTGAGGTTTTTGGACCCGTTATATTTCAGTGGATTTTGCCAAGACGGTGACGTTAGGGATGTGGTTACGGTCCACGCCAATTGTTGTCGGAGCATAAGCGCCAAAGTGACGGATCTGACGACTGTTATACGTGATTGGAAGAGGTTCAAGAGGGGATCGGCCAACGAGAGTTTGACATTTGGTTGGACGAAACACATGGCATGTGAAAATTCTTGGAAAGATTAA
- the LOC131301757 gene encoding uncharacterized protein At1g28695-like isoform X1, giving the protein MKSSSTVGGGGVMDVDHHDHRPLLSTIQSWGLSVKKMMNIRVFDLTVLSLILFIGLLYIFLSSYSSSNQPFFPPPKSQCHPTSLMFNMSTYRDELEEVLAETSMANKSLIIAVVNKAYVEGEKSMLDLFMDGFWLGENTRALRDHLLIIAVDQTSYERCRFLGLHCYKLETDGVDFGGEKLFMSDDFIKMMWRRTLFLGGVLKRGYNFIFTDTDVLWLRNPFSRLVLNETLDLQISTDGFNGNEMSRYNRINTGFYMIRSNNKTIALFDSWYAKKDNSTGMKEQDVLQALMKEPVFTDLDLNVRFLDTLYFSGFCQDSRDVRDVVTVHANCCRSISAKVADLTTVLRDWKRFKRGSANETLTFGWTKHVACENSWRH; this is encoded by the exons ATGAAAAGCTCCAGTACCGTTGGCGGCGGCGGCGTTATGGACGTCGATCATCACGACCACCGCCCATTATTGTCCACGATCCAGTCATGGGGCCTTTcggtgaagaagatgatgaatatTCGCGTGTTTGATCTAACTGTGCTGTCTCTGATCTTGTTCATTGGTTTACTCTACATCTTCCTCTCCTCCTATTCCTCCAGTAACCAGCCTTTCTTCCCTCCTCCCAAGTCCCAATGCCATCCCACGAGCTTAATG TTCAATATGAGTACGTATAGAGATGAGCTAGAAGAAGTATTGGCGGAGACATCTATGGCAAACAAGAGTCTAATCATCGCCGTAGTCAACAAGGCTTACGTAGAGGGAGAAAAGTCAATGCTCGATTTGTTCATGGATGGTTTTTGGCTCGGGGAAAATACTCGGGCGTTGAGGGACCACCTGCTAATCATTGCCGTCGATCAAACGTCTTACGAACGGTGCAGATTCCTTGGGCTTCACTGCTATAAACTGGAAACGGACGGTGTGGATTTTGGTGGCGAGAAATTGTTTATGTCTGATGATTTTATCAAGATGATGTGGAGGAGGACTCTGTTTCTTGGAGGTGTCCTCAAGCGTGGCTATAACTTCATTTTCACG GACACAGATGTACTGTGGCTAAGAAACCCATTCTCAAGGCTGGTTCTAAACGAAACCTTAGACCTCCAAATCAGCACCGATGGGTTCAACGGAAACGAAATGTCCAGATACAACCGAATCAACACCGGCTTCTACATGATCCGGTCCAACAACAAGACCATCGCCCTATTCGATTCGTGGTACGCCAAGAAAGACAACTCCACCGGAATGAAAGAACAAGACGTCCTCCAAGCGCTGATGAAGGAACCCGTGTTTACGGATCTAGACCTCAACGTGAGGTTTCTCGACACACTATATTTCAGTGGATTTTGCCAAGACAGTAGGGACGTTAGGGATGTGGTCACGGTCCATGCTAATTGTTGTCGGAGCATAAGCGCCAAAGTGGCGGATTTGACGACTGTTTTACGTGATTGGAAGAGGTTCAAGAGGGGATCGGCCAACGAGACTTTGACATTTGGTTGGACGAAACACGTGGCATGTGAAAACTCTTGGAGACATTGA
- the LOC131301757 gene encoding uncharacterized protein At1g28695-like isoform X2 has translation MKSSSTVGGGGVMDVDHHDHRPLLSTIQSWGLSVKKMMNIRVFDLTVLSLILFIGLLYIFLSSYSSSNQPFFPPPKSQCHPTSLMFNMSTYRDELEEVLAETSTENKSLIIAVVNKAYVEGEKSMLDLFLDSFWLGENTLVLRDRLLIVAVDQTSFERCRFLGLHCYKLETEGVDFIGEKLYMSGDFIKMMWRRTLFLGDVLKRGYNFIFTDTDVMWLRNPFSRLVLNETLDLQISTDKFNGNESSGDNLINTGFYMIRSNNKTIALFDSWYAKKDNSTGMKDQDVLQALMKEPVFTDLDLNVRFLDPLYFSGFCQDGDVRDVVTVHANCCRSISAKVTDLTTVIRDWKRFKRGSANESLTFGWTKHMACENSWKD, from the exons ATGAAAAGCTCCAGTACCGTTGGCGGCGGCGGCGTTATGGACGTCGATCATCACGACCACCGCCCATTATTGTCCACGATCCAGTCATGGGGCCTTTcggtgaagaagatgatgaatatTCGCGTGTTTGATCTAACTGTGCTGTCTCTGATCTTGTTCATTGGTTTACTCTACATCTTCCTCTCCTCCTATTCCTCCAGTAACCAGCCTTTCTTCCCTCCTCCCAAGTCCCAATGCCATCCCACGAGCTTAATG TTCAATATGAGTACGTATAGAGATGAGCTAGAAGAAGTATTGGCGGAGACTTCTACGGAAAACAAGAGTCTTATCATCGCCGTAGTCAACAAGGCTTACGTGGAGGGAGAAAAGTCAATGCTCGACTTGTTTTTGGACAGTTTTTGGCTCGGGGAAAATACTCTGGTGTTGAGGGACCGCCTGCTGATAGTGGCGGTCGATCAAACGTCTTTTGAACGGTGCAGATTTCTCGGACTTCACTGCTATAAACTGGAAACGGAGGGTGTGGATTTTATTGGGGAGAAATTGTATATGTCTGGTGATTTCATCAAGATGATGTGGAGGAGGACTCTGTTTCTTGGAGATGTCCTCAAGCGTGGCTATAACTTCATTTTCACG GACACAGATGTAATGTGGCTAAGAAACCCATTCTCAAGGCTGGTTCTGAACGAAACCTTAGACCTCCAAATCAGCACCGATAAGTTCAACGGAAACGAAAGTTCCGGAGACAACCTAATCAACACCGGCTTCTACATGATCCGGTCCAACAACAAGACCATCGCCCTATTTGATTCGTGGTACGCCAAGAAAGACAACTCGACCGGCATGAAGGATCAAGACGTCCTCCAAGCACTGATGAAGGAACCTGTGTTTACGGATTTAGACCTCAATGTGAGGTTTTTGGACCCGTTATATTTCAGTGGATTTTGCCAAGACGGTGACGTTAGGGATGTGGTTACGGTCCACGCCAATTGTTGTCGGAGCATAAGCGCCAAAGTGACGGATCTGACGACTGTTATACGTGATTGGAAGAGGTTCAAGAGGGGATCGGCCAACGAGAGTTTGACATTTGGTTGGACGAAACACATGGCATGTGAAAATTCTTGGAAAGATTAA
- the LOC131301755 gene encoding BOI-related E3 ubiquitin-protein ligase 1-like: MFLNNGVSINTGKKRKEVSPDATMLPQTTTDYNSLQHVSAALRRVRQPSPLTPPPQDTNLLPLLSFTSLLNEDRTAEIVEQSDQIDEIIRTHAEQLQRALADKWQGHYRTLQCAAEERAAKRLKEREGEMEKMVRRNAELEQMAARYSAEAEVWRTEAKRLENTVGTLRASLLKATVRGGLGCGGSAGVAAAEDAESSYVDPDRVEPVSLACKGCGKRVATVMMWPCRHMCVCKGCDIVSKTCLVCRSIKTTSIEVVLS, translated from the exons ATGTTCCTCAACAATggag TTTCAATCAACACCGGcaagaagaggaaagaagttTCGCCCGACGCGACAATGCTGCCGCAAACCACCACCGACTACAACTCTCTCCAACACGTCTCTGCTGCTCTTCGTCGAGTCCGACAACCGTCACCACTAACACCGCCACCGCAGGATACGAATCTGCTGCCTCTCTTATCCTTCACATCTCTGTTAAACGAAGATCGCACTGCCGAAATCGTAGAACAGAGTGACCAGATTGACGAAATAATCAGAACCCAT GCTGAACAGTTGCAGCGCGCGTTAGCAGACAAATGGCAGGGGCACTACCGTACCCTACAGTGCGCAGCGGAGGAGAGAGCGGCGAAGAGgctgaaagagagagaaggggagatGGAGAAGATGGTGCGCAGGAACGCAGAGTTGGAACAGATGGCGGCGCGTTATAGCGCGGAGGCGGAAGTTTGGCGTACAGAAGCAAAGCGATTGGAGAACACGGTGGGGACGTTGAGGGCATCGCTTTTGAAGGCTACAGTGCGCGGCGGGCTAGGGTGCGGCGGGAGTGCAGGGGTGGCAGCGGCGGAAGACGCCGAGTCGTCGTACGTTGACCCGGACCGAGTCGAACCGGTGAGCCTGGCGTGTAAAGGGTGCGGGAAGCGGGTCGCGACGGTGATGATGTGGCCATGTCGGCACATGTGCGTTTGCAAGGGATGCGACATCGTATCCAAAACCTGCCTTGTTTGTCGATCTATCAAGACCACAAGCATCGAAGTCGTTCTCTCTTAG